In a single window of the Luteibacter rhizovicinus DSM 16549 genome:
- a CDS encoding alpha/beta fold hydrolase, translating to MKRFLLTAPRLLALIGCMACPGLASAHGIDDHSSDPAYARYYHQQVNWGGCPPSLFTDGSTIQCALITVPVDWADPRQGDITIGISRPLNPQPYTRLLLVNAGGPDNSSASQAEMLEQLQPQVMVDHLVVGVDLRGITDGTGTQVSCDYASRTGAENFMDGDSRNPTAASLRAQQTWWNRSMRTCLQQHAAFLKGISTPNHVRDLNLVRAVLGFRRADLMGISSGSSLMAYADRMFPDTFDRVVLDSNMNWVHLDWERQSLKRIAMDQLNIQQAFIPFISRHDDQFHMGTTPQNVLTTFQQIYQATSQHRMGSVTPDQALGALDGTGMWVFWDLLVSPSLGAMSQALDGDPAHIAAAEQMAAATYADLRVLPSFNPMQFALQCNDSGSTDPRSINQKIADVRTYWAIGASTLIDNCENWPWQPVLDRVLEARTTVHALMLQDEFDPSTPYSEALKDRLDSGNASRMVLVNNATTHGVMYDDNACTRSTEFAYLNAGVMPVRDVVCQAQPMHSFAMQDTVTYEYGYPASGAWLPRPPPVQQVSWLLVP from the coding sequence ATGAAGCGCTTTTTGTTGACCGCGCCCAGGCTGTTGGCGCTGATCGGTTGCATGGCGTGTCCGGGACTGGCGAGCGCCCATGGTATCGACGATCACAGCAGTGATCCGGCCTACGCCAGGTACTACCACCAGCAGGTCAACTGGGGCGGTTGCCCACCCTCGCTGTTCACCGATGGCAGCACCATCCAGTGCGCCTTGATCACGGTACCCGTCGACTGGGCAGACCCCCGCCAGGGCGATATCACCATCGGAATTTCCAGGCCGCTCAACCCGCAGCCGTATACCCGCCTGCTGTTGGTGAACGCCGGTGGCCCGGATAACTCCAGCGCTTCGCAGGCGGAGATGCTGGAGCAGTTGCAGCCCCAGGTCATGGTCGATCACCTGGTGGTCGGCGTCGATCTGCGTGGCATTACCGACGGTACCGGTACCCAGGTGAGCTGTGACTACGCGTCGCGCACTGGTGCCGAGAATTTCATGGACGGCGACAGCCGCAACCCGACCGCGGCCAGCTTGCGGGCGCAGCAGACCTGGTGGAACCGGTCGATGCGTACCTGCCTGCAGCAACATGCCGCCTTCCTGAAAGGTATCAGCACACCCAACCACGTTCGCGACCTGAACCTCGTGCGGGCCGTGTTGGGCTTTCGTCGTGCCGACCTGATGGGTATCTCGAGCGGGAGCAGCCTGATGGCGTATGCGGACCGCATGTTCCCCGACACCTTCGATCGCGTCGTGCTCGACAGCAACATGAACTGGGTGCACCTGGACTGGGAACGGCAATCGTTGAAGCGCATCGCGATGGACCAGCTGAACATCCAGCAGGCCTTCATCCCGTTCATCTCACGCCACGACGACCAGTTCCACATGGGTACGACGCCGCAGAACGTGTTGACGACGTTCCAGCAGATTTACCAGGCGACCTCGCAGCACCGCATGGGCAGCGTCACGCCGGACCAGGCACTGGGTGCGTTGGACGGCACGGGCATGTGGGTGTTCTGGGATCTGCTGGTCTCGCCGTCGCTGGGCGCGATGTCACAGGCACTGGATGGCGATCCGGCGCACATCGCAGCCGCCGAGCAGATGGCGGCGGCCACCTATGCCGACCTGCGCGTGCTGCCCAGTTTCAACCCGATGCAGTTCGCCCTGCAGTGCAACGACTCCGGCTCCACCGATCCGCGCAGCATCAACCAGAAGATCGCGGACGTACGTACCTATTGGGCCATCGGTGCATCCACCTTGATCGACAACTGCGAGAACTGGCCGTGGCAGCCTGTGCTCGATCGCGTGCTGGAAGCGCGCACGACGGTGCATGCCTTGATGTTGCAGGACGAATTCGACCCGTCCACGCCGTACTCGGAAGCGCTGAAGGATCGCCTGGATAGCGGTAATGCCTCGCGGATGGTGCTGGTCAACAACGCGACGACGCACGGCGTCATGTATGACGACAACGCCTGCACCCGCAGCACGGAGTTTGCTTATCTGAACGCCGGTGTCATGCCGGTCAGGGATGTGGTCTGCCAGGCCCAGCCGATGCACTCGTTCGCCATGCAGGACACCGTGACGTATGAATACGGTTACCCGGCATCGGGTGCGTGGTTGCCGCGACCGCCACCGGTCCAGCAGGTGAGCTGGTTGTTGGTTCCCTGA